One region of Paenibacillus polymyxa M1 genomic DNA includes:
- a CDS encoding copper amine oxidase N-terminal domain-containing protein, producing the protein MNIKKWIAVPLILLMVALTGCQAVGGFDVSKNLLGTLDVKSQQSTEKISLKLTPKEGITQGDQQIIDLINSISVTVDEAKVQSEEVASAKGTLHIDKYNLPFELALDRQGMAIHLEGAKKPYYISLNSQESLSGLPAGFDPYVYSKDVRDLTKTAAALMLKHAPNPSTISATSVTEEVYGEKDKVKLTRLHTELRGDELVALVKPFLANLAKDEAGLKELIGQAIDMTKTIASSIAIEGSDKVTTELNENKEKLVNEAYTEVKKYLDLAVAQYDVGVSTMYAEAPEIKTVLSANTVLKSDMYFDEKGNVRKALTDLTVALPDVDDLPVKSFTVLTETQSWNVNGSVTADKVDLSNGVIDLNAQAELTPGATLRNFEANSPIYNILKNDLEITKVETIFDPKDDYYVLENRGGTAFIPLRELTGELSSELKWDAAAKQTTVIDDITGKTIKLKSGSKQAVLEGSTLTLPQAPYTDEYGTLYVPFKSVAEALGATVTRNNAGEYVLKRD; encoded by the coding sequence ATGAATATAAAAAAATGGATTGCCGTCCCTCTTATTCTGTTAATGGTAGCTTTGACAGGTTGCCAGGCAGTAGGCGGATTTGATGTAAGTAAAAATTTATTGGGAACACTTGATGTGAAATCCCAGCAGTCAACGGAGAAAATTTCTCTTAAGTTGACTCCAAAAGAAGGTATCACGCAAGGAGATCAACAAATCATAGATTTGATTAATTCGATTTCGGTGACTGTAGATGAAGCCAAGGTACAATCGGAGGAAGTTGCTTCCGCCAAGGGTACTTTGCATATTGATAAGTATAATTTGCCATTTGAGCTTGCTTTGGATCGCCAAGGTATGGCTATTCATCTGGAAGGTGCCAAAAAACCTTATTACATATCTTTGAACTCGCAAGAGAGTTTGAGTGGTCTGCCTGCCGGGTTTGATCCGTATGTATATTCCAAAGACGTGAGAGATCTGACCAAAACAGCCGCTGCACTTATGCTCAAGCATGCCCCTAACCCTTCGACCATTTCTGCAACGTCTGTAACCGAAGAAGTATACGGTGAAAAAGACAAGGTGAAACTGACTCGTCTCCATACAGAACTGCGCGGTGATGAACTGGTTGCATTGGTAAAACCATTCCTGGCGAATCTGGCCAAGGATGAAGCTGGCTTAAAAGAATTGATCGGTCAAGCTATTGATATGACTAAAACTATCGCTTCCAGCATAGCAATTGAGGGTAGTGATAAAGTAACAACAGAACTGAATGAAAACAAAGAAAAGCTGGTCAACGAGGCTTACACTGAGGTTAAAAAGTATTTGGACTTGGCTGTGGCACAGTATGATGTAGGAGTCAGCACTATGTATGCAGAGGCACCTGAAATCAAAACAGTTCTGAGTGCAAACACTGTGCTGAAAAGCGACATGTATTTTGATGAAAAAGGAAATGTTCGCAAAGCGCTGACAGACCTGACAGTTGCATTGCCAGATGTAGACGATCTTCCGGTGAAGTCCTTTACCGTTCTGACCGAGACCCAATCATGGAACGTCAATGGTAGTGTAACGGCCGATAAAGTAGATCTTTCTAACGGCGTTATTGACTTGAATGCACAAGCTGAATTAACACCGGGAGCGACACTGCGCAATTTTGAAGCGAATTCTCCGATCTACAACATTTTAAAAAATGATTTGGAAATTACAAAAGTAGAAACAATTTTCGATCCTAAAGACGATTACTACGTATTGGAGAATCGTGGAGGTACGGCTTTCATCCCATTGCGTGAACTGACAGGCGAATTGAGCTCAGAATTAAAATGGGATGCGGCTGCCAAACAAACAACTGTAATTGATGATATTACTGGTAAGACGATTAAGCTAAAAAGTGGCTCCAAGCAGGCTGTACTGGAAGGAAGCACATTGACGTTGCCGCAAGCTCCATATACGGATGAATATGGCACATTGTATGTTCCTTTCAAATCTGTTGCAGAGGCACTTGGCGCTACTGTAACTCGTAACAATGCTGGAGAATATGTGCTGAAACGCGATTAA
- a CDS encoding PucR family transcriptional regulator — MKGKKTFTIADVLERPVFRRAKLAAGEQGVNRRVGWVHVLEITNVSPFVSRHDLILTTGLWLIRKGEERAEYMEQLIRSEAAGLCVELGTSIYEIPPEILELAEQHHFPVIVFEQPVRFVEITQDIHSLLINRHHELLKDLERFSRQLQQETLRSTDMNALLRVLHDYAARQVIYMSSIDTNRFVPSVQPDVADHIADFYAHEVETSMTADREGHLLFHLNESTAVLFQPVVCFGQVFSAVGVVLHNEMPTEEMSLLIDYTAKAAATLVLRTQFLEDRLLRNQNELIQDVLNGQLPNEEQAQTRMGLRLLTKGRYLFWAGVIEVEHQDKDASQVRKESINQDVLVLLRSLLKKEALHNLLMMKGSQCYILCAKEELTLRSIAQMKKVLAHTVQYIQNYAAGQLDKVRIHAGFGKVRHRMTGTDRSFEEAYQVIEVARSVPVMKDRLFYDSIGIYQLLKAVPRIPFLQEFVQDHLGELIAHDREHHMQLLDTLDAYFQCHGSKRDTAGILYIHRQTLYNRLDKINEIVEGNLADSDKRRCLEMALLAYRMLQAEN, encoded by the coding sequence ATGAAAGGTAAAAAAACATTTACCATTGCGGATGTGCTGGAACGTCCTGTTTTCCGGCGGGCGAAGCTGGCAGCGGGGGAACAGGGCGTAAATCGCCGTGTGGGTTGGGTTCATGTGCTAGAAATCACAAATGTATCCCCCTTTGTGAGCCGTCATGACCTGATTTTGACGACCGGCCTGTGGTTAATCCGGAAGGGGGAAGAGCGCGCCGAGTATATGGAGCAGCTGATCCGCTCGGAAGCCGCGGGATTGTGTGTGGAGCTGGGCACGAGCATCTATGAGATCCCCCCTGAAATACTGGAGTTGGCGGAACAGCATCACTTCCCGGTCATCGTATTTGAGCAGCCGGTGCGTTTTGTTGAAATTACACAAGATATTCACTCTCTACTTATTAACCGACATCATGAACTATTAAAAGATCTGGAGCGATTTTCACGTCAGCTTCAGCAGGAAACCCTACGCAGCACCGATATGAACGCCCTCTTGCGTGTGCTTCATGACTATGCTGCCCGGCAGGTCATCTACATGTCCTCCATTGATACCAATCGATTTGTACCCTCCGTCCAGCCGGATGTGGCAGACCATATTGCAGATTTTTATGCCCATGAAGTGGAAACAAGTATGACTGCCGATCGTGAAGGGCACCTGCTGTTTCACCTGAATGAATCCACTGCTGTCTTGTTTCAGCCTGTTGTATGCTTCGGTCAGGTGTTTTCCGCTGTAGGTGTAGTACTGCATAATGAAATGCCGACGGAAGAAATGTCGCTGCTCATTGATTACACAGCCAAGGCAGCTGCTACATTGGTACTGAGAACACAGTTTCTTGAAGACCGATTGCTACGTAATCAAAATGAACTGATTCAGGATGTATTGAACGGCCAGCTTCCCAATGAAGAACAGGCCCAGACCCGGATGGGACTGCGATTGTTAACGAAGGGGCGGTATTTATTTTGGGCAGGAGTCATCGAGGTAGAGCATCAGGACAAGGACGCAAGTCAGGTGCGCAAGGAATCCATCAATCAGGATGTATTAGTGCTGCTTCGTTCTCTGTTGAAAAAAGAAGCGTTGCACAATCTGTTGATGATGAAGGGAAGTCAATGCTACATCCTTTGTGCAAAGGAGGAATTAACGCTGCGTTCCATAGCGCAGATGAAAAAAGTGCTGGCCCATACGGTTCAATATATTCAGAACTATGCCGCAGGACAGCTTGATAAAGTGCGCATTCATGCAGGCTTTGGTAAGGTAAGGCACCGCATGACAGGGACGGACCGCAGTTTTGAAGAGGCATATCAGGTCATTGAAGTCGCGCGAAGCGTCCCGGTCATGAAGGATCGGCTATTTTACGACAGCATCGGAATCTATCAATTGTTGAAGGCGGTGCCTCGAATTCCTTTTCTACAAGAATTTGTACAGGACCATTTGGGTGAGTTGATTGCGCATGATCGTGAGCATCATATGCAGCTTCTGGATACCCTGGATGCCTACTTTCAATGCCATGGCTCCAAGCGTGATACCGCCGGAATTTTGTATATTCATAGGCAGACTCTTTATAATCGGCTGGATAAAATTAATGAAATCGTAGAAGGGAATTTGGCAGACTCTGACAAACGTCGCTGTCTGGAAATGGCACTTCTGGCTTACCGGATGCTTCAGGCTGAAAATTGA
- a CDS encoding galactokinase — MKDMELLNSSEGQIVLARMYGQQQISEQTSRYQSLIQAYQEHFGVGDIELFSAPGRCEIGGNHTDHNHGKVLAGSITLDTIAVAAKVEESVITFFSEGYKTKYVIDLNDLAPKPEDDGTMLLIRGIAAGLLEFGYRIGGFQAYISSNVFSASGLSSSASFEMLICTILNHFYNEGALDTVAKSKIGQYAENVYWNKPSGLLDQMACAYGGLISIDFENPKEPIINPVHWNFEQNGYSLVIVNTGGNHADLTDDYAAVPNEMRAVAQSLGASVCRDLSPENLYDNLKMVREKAGDRAVLRALHFFEENKRVDEQVKSLEEGRFSDFLKLITESGNSSWKWLQNVYRSGIDREQDVSVALALTEMYLKSIDNSACRVHGGGFAGVILTILPNDHVDDYKEWISGMLGTPVLVVNVREDGAVNVSELINAERTRSENTN; from the coding sequence ATGAAAGATATGGAGCTATTGAATTCTAGCGAGGGACAGATTGTTCTCGCACGGATGTACGGCCAACAACAAATTTCCGAGCAAACCTCTCGATATCAATCACTTATACAGGCGTATCAGGAGCATTTTGGTGTAGGGGATATTGAATTGTTTAGTGCTCCGGGGCGCTGCGAAATTGGAGGGAATCATACAGACCACAACCACGGGAAGGTGCTGGCAGGCAGTATTACACTTGATACGATCGCTGTAGCTGCTAAAGTAGAGGAATCCGTTATAACATTCTTTTCTGAAGGCTACAAAACGAAATACGTCATTGATTTAAACGACTTGGCGCCAAAACCGGAGGATGACGGTACGATGTTGCTGATCCGTGGTATTGCAGCTGGTTTGCTTGAATTCGGGTATCGTATCGGAGGCTTCCAAGCTTATATATCAAGTAATGTATTCTCTGCTTCAGGATTAAGCTCTTCCGCTTCGTTTGAAATGTTGATATGCACGATATTAAATCATTTTTATAACGAGGGAGCGTTAGATACTGTTGCTAAATCCAAAATTGGTCAGTATGCGGAAAACGTCTATTGGAACAAGCCTTCAGGGCTGCTCGATCAGATGGCTTGCGCATATGGCGGTTTGATTTCCATTGATTTTGAAAATCCCAAGGAACCGATCATCAATCCAGTCCATTGGAATTTTGAACAAAATGGCTACTCCCTGGTTATTGTAAATACAGGTGGAAATCATGCTGATTTAACCGATGATTACGCAGCGGTGCCGAACGAAATGCGTGCAGTGGCTCAGTCTTTGGGCGCTTCGGTTTGCCGTGACTTATCGCCTGAGAATCTGTATGACAATCTCAAGATGGTCAGGGAAAAAGCTGGGGATCGGGCAGTGCTTCGTGCTTTGCATTTTTTTGAAGAAAATAAGCGTGTGGATGAGCAGGTGAAATCGCTGGAGGAAGGGCGCTTTTCTGATTTCTTAAAGCTCATCACCGAATCCGGTAATTCTTCATGGAAATGGCTACAGAATGTATATAGAAGTGGGATTGATCGGGAACAAGACGTATCGGTTGCCCTGGCTTTAACGGAAATGTATTTAAAATCAATTGATAATAGCGCATGCAGGGTACATGGTGGTGGCTTTGCTGGTGTGATTTTGACGATTCTTCCCAATGATCATGTGGATGATTACAAGGAGTGGATTAGCGGAATGCTGGGAACTCCAGTACTCGTAGTCAACGTCCGTGAGGATGGTGCTGTTAATGTAAGTGAATTGATCAATGCTGAACGGACTCGTAGCGAGAATACTAACTAG
- a CDS encoding PstS family phosphate ABC transporter substrate-binding protein encodes MSDPKGVITKPEKDESVRTAWFWPWLGGTFMFGLFSVMFNIIWSMVVAPQVQYLLRHEGVTDTTVIVILLLYAWIIGLIFAAYGALSARMSNMGKLPLMLTGLLSLLCGLWLWIVGLRGSGGQLAEVSGGAWELFSLYHAWAEPVLEVLGLYTQLSGICFLLTALLPIIGMVVGVGVDRYPAVTDQNGKVDHRWQWVVAAISAALIIVLTITLMLPQRPYIAERDFPVVDGATAAIPFAQDMLHELTGMSKVRAAHELRFNTTHQAYVNLIEKKADLILVAGPSDEELRLAKSRGIQMKLTPIGWDAFIFLVHKGNPVNGLSSEQVRSIYEGSIRNWSEVGGKNQPIVAYQREENSGSQTYMQKKVMKGHDMAEPPRELRIGIMGEMINAVADFNKDHNALGYSFYYFANVMHNRQEVKFLSIDGVEPDKEHIRSKQYPFTAQLFVVTREGEKPRASMQRLLEWLQSEVGTRAIEKGGFVPVNS; translated from the coding sequence ATGTCTGATCCAAAGGGAGTTATAACCAAGCCGGAAAAGGATGAGTCTGTTCGGACAGCATGGTTTTGGCCATGGTTGGGCGGTACGTTTATGTTTGGATTGTTTTCAGTCATGTTTAATATTATTTGGAGTATGGTTGTAGCACCTCAAGTGCAGTATTTGCTGAGGCATGAAGGTGTGACGGATACAACCGTGATTGTAATATTGCTTCTATATGCATGGATTATCGGTCTCATCTTTGCAGCTTATGGTGCCTTGAGTGCGCGTATGTCCAACATGGGCAAGCTTCCGTTGATGCTGACAGGGCTATTATCATTATTATGTGGGCTGTGGTTGTGGATTGTAGGACTACGAGGATCTGGCGGCCAACTTGCCGAAGTGTCTGGAGGAGCGTGGGAGCTTTTTTCACTCTATCACGCTTGGGCGGAACCTGTACTGGAGGTATTGGGGTTATATACACAGCTCAGTGGAATCTGTTTTCTGCTGACCGCACTGCTGCCCATAATTGGCATGGTAGTCGGTGTTGGGGTAGATCGTTATCCAGCGGTGACAGACCAGAACGGAAAGGTGGACCATAGATGGCAATGGGTTGTAGCCGCGATATCTGCTGCGCTCATCATTGTACTGACGATTACGCTCATGCTTCCTCAACGTCCGTACATTGCGGAAAGGGATTTCCCGGTAGTAGATGGAGCTACAGCGGCCATTCCATTCGCGCAGGATATGCTGCATGAATTGACCGGAATGAGCAAGGTTCGTGCGGCTCACGAACTGAGATTCAACACAACACATCAGGCTTATGTCAATCTGATTGAGAAGAAGGCGGATCTGATACTGGTGGCGGGTCCATCCGATGAGGAATTGCGCCTGGCAAAAAGTCGGGGAATTCAAATGAAGCTTACACCCATTGGGTGGGATGCTTTTATTTTTCTCGTTCATAAAGGCAATCCGGTTAACGGACTTTCTTCGGAGCAGGTACGCAGCATATATGAAGGATCTATTCGTAACTGGAGTGAAGTAGGGGGAAAGAATCAGCCGATCGTTGCTTATCAGCGGGAGGAAAATTCAGGAAGTCAAACCTATATGCAGAAGAAAGTGATGAAAGGTCATGACATGGCTGAACCACCTCGGGAACTCCGAATTGGTATAATGGGTGAAATGATTAATGCAGTTGCTGATTTTAACAAGGATCACAATGCGCTCGGTTATTCATTTTATTATTTCGCAAATGTGATGCATAATCGTCAAGAGGTCAAATTTTTATCTATTGATGGAGTGGAGCCCGACAAAGAGCACATTCGTTCGAAACAATATCCATTCACAGCCCAACTGTTTGTAGTTACACGCGAAGGTGAGAAACCACGTGCTTCGATGCAACGATTACTTGAATGGCTGCAAAGCGAAGTAGGAACTCGGGCTATTGAAAAAGGCGGCTTTGTTCCTGTAAACTCGTAA
- a CDS encoding mismatch-specific DNA-glycosylase: MTEPETELHEVDDHLDYGLSVVFIGFNPSLKSGEVGHHYANPRNRFWRILEGAGLTPRLYDPSEDRELLKLGYGFTNIVSRPTRGVEDITREEYAEGRLKLHAKLMEYRPKVACFVGKGVYTEYSKKSKADWGFQPEPLIPEMHEFVAPSSSGLVRMSLEEITDIYRRLQMFLSSEAV; encoded by the coding sequence ATGACAGAACCAGAGACAGAACTACACGAGGTAGATGATCATCTCGACTATGGATTATCCGTTGTATTTATCGGCTTTAATCCCAGCTTGAAATCAGGCGAGGTAGGACATCATTACGCTAATCCGCGCAACCGCTTTTGGCGCATACTGGAGGGGGCCGGCTTGACGCCTCGCTTATACGATCCATCGGAAGATCGAGAGCTGCTAAAGCTAGGCTACGGTTTTACCAACATTGTCTCTCGTCCCACTAGGGGAGTGGAGGACATCACACGAGAGGAGTACGCCGAAGGACGTCTGAAGCTGCATGCGAAGCTAATGGAGTACCGCCCGAAGGTCGCTTGCTTTGTCGGCAAAGGCGTGTACACCGAATATAGTAAAAAATCCAAAGCAGATTGGGGATTCCAGCCTGAACCGCTAATCCCCGAAATGCATGAATTTGTGGCACCTTCGTCTAGTGGACTGGTGCGCATGTCGTTGGAAGAAATCACGGATATTTATCGCCGTCTCCAAATGTTCCTTTCGTCAGAAGCCGTCTAA
- a CDS encoding aldo/keto reductase, with translation MSQHKKSAITWTDGREVPLIGQGTWNMGEKASLRQEEVRALQLGFELGMTLVDTAEMYAEGGAEEIVGEAIRGRRDNVYLVSKAYPHHADRQGLAQACEASLTRMGTEYVDMYLLHWRGNIPLQETIQGMEKLREQGKIRSWGVSNLDKSDMEELWSLSNGEACAVNQVLYHAASRGIEYDLLPWSRTHGVPVMVYCPIAQGGRLRRGLLDHPVMVDIAASHGVTPSQIALAWVIRDGDVWAIPKAVQESHVRENAAAASIQLTPEQLQQIDEAFPPPTRKQPLDMV, from the coding sequence TTGAGTCAACATAAGAAAAGTGCGATTACATGGACGGACGGTCGTGAAGTACCACTCATCGGGCAGGGGACGTGGAATATGGGCGAAAAAGCCTCACTTCGGCAGGAGGAGGTGCGTGCGCTTCAACTTGGCTTCGAGCTGGGTATGACGCTGGTGGACACGGCTGAAATGTATGCGGAGGGCGGCGCAGAAGAGATCGTCGGGGAAGCCATTCGGGGCCGCCGGGATAATGTGTATCTCGTCAGCAAAGCCTACCCTCATCATGCGGACCGTCAAGGATTGGCTCAAGCCTGCGAAGCGAGCCTAACCCGAATGGGAACCGAATACGTGGATATGTATCTGCTGCATTGGCGCGGAAATATTCCACTGCAAGAAACAATACAAGGCATGGAAAAACTGCGTGAGCAAGGCAAAATCCGTAGCTGGGGCGTGTCCAATCTGGACAAGTCCGATATGGAGGAGCTATGGAGCCTGAGTAATGGCGAAGCCTGTGCTGTCAACCAAGTGCTGTATCACGCGGCTTCACGAGGTATCGAATATGATCTGCTTCCTTGGAGCCGTACGCATGGTGTACCTGTAATGGTCTATTGCCCGATTGCTCAAGGGGGACGCCTGCGTCGAGGACTGCTGGACCATCCTGTTATGGTAGACATTGCTGCCAGCCACGGAGTAACTCCATCGCAAATCGCACTCGCATGGGTCATACGGGACGGTGATGTATGGGCAATTCCCAAGGCGGTACAAGAATCGCATGTACGAGAAAATGCAGCGGCGGCGAGCATTCAGCTCACCCCTGAACAACTTCAACAAATAGACGAAGCTTTTCCTCCACCAACGAGGAAGCAGCCGCTGGATATGGTTTGA
- the ald gene encoding alanine dehydrogenase: MRIGVPKEIKNNENRVALTPAGAAQMIQHGHQVFVESHAGVESGFTDGDYATAGATLVQQAADVWSQADLIIKVKEPLPSEYGYFRPGLILFTYLHLAAEPALARALTDNGVAAISYETLDVEGSLPLLTPMSEVAGRMAVQIGAQLLEKPKGGKGILLAGVPGVKRGKVTIIGGGVVGTNAAKVAIGLGADVTLIDLSLPRLRQLDDIFGNQLHTLVSTPSNIAEAVAQSDLLIGAVLITGAKAPRLVTEAMVQTMQPGSVIVDVAIDQGGIVETIDHITTHDQPTYVKHGVIHYAVANMPGAVPQTSTLALTNATLPFALQLADLGVQEALRRSKPLLSGANVLNGHITYEAVARDLGYPYVPVEQAWQTKTLQ; the protein is encoded by the coding sequence ATGAGAATTGGGGTTCCGAAAGAGATTAAAAACAATGAAAATCGTGTCGCTCTGACACCTGCGGGTGCTGCTCAAATGATTCAACACGGACATCAAGTGTTTGTAGAAAGCCATGCAGGGGTTGAAAGCGGCTTTACAGACGGAGATTATGCCACTGCGGGTGCTACCCTGGTGCAGCAAGCCGCAGATGTGTGGTCCCAGGCGGATCTGATTATCAAAGTAAAAGAGCCGCTCCCCTCTGAATACGGGTATTTTCGGCCAGGTTTGATTTTGTTCACCTATCTGCATCTGGCTGCCGAGCCCGCACTGGCCCGGGCTTTAACAGACAACGGCGTAGCCGCCATTTCCTATGAGACGCTAGATGTGGAAGGAAGCTTACCGCTACTTACCCCCATGAGCGAGGTTGCAGGCCGAATGGCTGTACAAATCGGAGCACAGCTGTTGGAAAAACCAAAAGGCGGTAAAGGCATCCTACTGGCAGGTGTGCCGGGGGTCAAACGCGGTAAAGTGACTATTATTGGGGGAGGGGTGGTCGGCACCAATGCTGCCAAGGTCGCTATCGGTCTCGGGGCAGATGTGACACTAATCGATCTGAGCCTGCCAAGATTGCGCCAACTGGACGATATTTTTGGCAATCAGCTCCATACGCTGGTGTCCACCCCCTCCAACATTGCTGAAGCCGTGGCGCAAAGTGATTTGCTGATCGGTGCTGTCCTGATTACCGGTGCCAAAGCCCCGCGGCTTGTCACAGAGGCCATGGTGCAGACGATGCAACCCGGTTCAGTCATCGTCGATGTCGCCATTGACCAAGGTGGCATTGTTGAGACGATTGACCACATCACGACACATGATCAGCCAACCTATGTAAAGCATGGCGTCATTCACTATGCAGTGGCGAACATGCCAGGCGCGGTACCGCAAACCTCTACGCTCGCTCTGACCAACGCAACGCTCCCCTTTGCTCTCCAACTTGCAGATCTTGGTGTGCAAGAGGCGCTTCGCAGAAGCAAGCCGCTGCTTAGCGGTGCCAATGTCCTGAATGGACATATCACCTACGAAGCAGTCGCCCGTGATCTGGGGTATCCTTATGTTCCTGTGGAACAGGCATGGCAGACCAAAACCTTACAATAG
- a CDS encoding class I SAM-dependent methyltransferase, which yields MKYTEDREFLQLLEHHKQSFSGWDFSFISDTGRVASEPLDWSYASKALALIHSTKAMLDMGTGGGELLSQFRPFPEIICATEAYAPNIPIAKQRLEPLGVHVMAIHDDDSLPFGDAGFDLVLNKHESFSPAEVRRILRPGGTFLTQQAGGLDCAGLNARLGAPEYEYADWTLSQALAGLKSNGFEILEQQEQFPIQRFYDIGAIVYYLKVIEWQIADFQPEKYIEQLYGLYLDIKRDGYWDVKQHRFLIHARAI from the coding sequence ATGAAGTATACAGAAGATCGTGAATTTCTACAGTTGTTGGAGCATCATAAACAGTCGTTTTCCGGATGGGATTTTTCATTCATCTCGGATACGGGACGAGTGGCGAGCGAGCCTTTGGACTGGTCTTATGCCAGCAAGGCTTTGGCGTTGATCCATTCCACCAAGGCGATGCTGGATATGGGAACAGGCGGGGGAGAGCTCTTGTCGCAGTTTCGCCCTTTTCCAGAGATCATATGTGCGACAGAGGCATATGCACCGAACATACCTATTGCCAAGCAAAGATTGGAGCCGCTGGGTGTGCACGTGATGGCTATACATGATGACGATTCCCTTCCGTTTGGCGATGCCGGGTTCGATCTTGTGCTGAACAAGCATGAGTCATTTTCGCCAGCGGAAGTGCGCCGTATTTTGCGTCCTGGAGGTACGTTTTTGACTCAACAGGCGGGAGGCCTGGATTGTGCAGGCCTTAACGCTCGCTTGGGAGCACCTGAATACGAGTATGCGGACTGGACCCTTTCTCAAGCACTTGCAGGTTTGAAAAGCAATGGCTTCGAAATTTTAGAGCAGCAGGAACAGTTTCCGATCCAGCGCTTTTACGATATTGGAGCGATTGTCTATTACTTAAAAGTCATTGAATGGCAGATTGCAGACTTCCAGCCAGAGAAATATATAGAACAGCTGTATGGTCTGTATTTGGACATTAAACGTGATGGGTATTGGGACGTGAAGCAGCATCGTTTTTTGATCCATGCCAGAGCGATATAG
- a CDS encoding WD40/YVTN/BNR-like repeat-containing protein, with product MKKKTSVWVLLLAVALVAAGCESNSQTGQTAQNKPKDSAASQVNGSGATVDTPEQQTTSDGKNSTSPSSTGKAVETGGQATTDASIAKVRMDNITALRLIDGQSGWIGGNGWIARTDAAPSGSVGSAWNVQYQGKGTVQQIFALNGQQAWAVMEDSGSLLATLDGGKRWEAVGTVPEQGQAGFLHFVSSKEGFSGNQYTKDGGQSWSPLPVPSHIVGQPYYHDRQNGWAVTQSTERSFQILHTINGGQNWTPVMSRTTEGPLNGVTIRSVERGNAWIELVGDTGMNQTSYSLWHTADSGQSWRTVLANSTAGGGPAPGIGQQDNQVPKNEGTAPGMLYAVNSSTALMGGYCAPCDKPNTIGWTTDGGKTWNNGKQGFEGYGNQQIGMANAKEGWAIFSDSEQAPILYTTSDGGQHWTQSHVFDKPVTPGS from the coding sequence ATGAAGAAAAAAACATCGGTTTGGGTGCTTTTGCTCGCCGTAGCCCTAGTAGCAGCGGGGTGTGAATCAAATTCACAAACAGGACAAACGGCTCAGAACAAACCAAAGGATTCTGCAGCGTCACAAGTCAATGGTTCGGGAGCCACTGTGGATACACCGGAACAGCAGACTACTTCTGACGGTAAAAATAGCACATCTCCGTCCAGCACTGGCAAAGCAGTGGAGACAGGAGGGCAAGCAACGACAGATGCTAGTATAGCGAAGGTCCGCATGGACAATATTACCGCGCTGCGATTAATCGACGGCCAATCCGGCTGGATCGGCGGTAATGGATGGATTGCCCGAACAGATGCGGCTCCATCCGGTTCAGTCGGTTCAGCTTGGAATGTGCAGTATCAAGGCAAAGGTACGGTTCAACAGATTTTTGCCTTGAATGGACAGCAGGCCTGGGCTGTTATGGAAGATAGCGGTTCACTGCTGGCAACTCTCGATGGCGGCAAGCGTTGGGAAGCTGTCGGGACTGTGCCTGAGCAAGGACAAGCGGGCTTTTTACACTTTGTATCATCCAAGGAAGGATTCAGTGGCAATCAATATACCAAAGATGGTGGACAAAGCTGGTCTCCGCTCCCCGTACCTAGCCACATAGTAGGACAGCCATATTATCATGATCGGCAAAACGGCTGGGCGGTAACTCAGAGCACAGAACGCTCATTCCAGATTTTACACACCATTAACGGGGGCCAAAATTGGACCCCTGTCATGTCACGGACAACCGAGGGGCCTCTGAACGGAGTAACTATTCGTTCGGTAGAACGGGGCAACGCATGGATTGAGCTGGTTGGAGACACGGGGATGAATCAGACGTCGTATTCGCTTTGGCATACGGCTGATAGTGGACAAAGCTGGCGCACTGTACTGGCAAATTCCACCGCTGGTGGCGGTCCGGCACCGGGTATTGGCCAGCAAGACAATCAGGTTCCCAAAAATGAAGGGACGGCACCAGGCATGCTCTATGCAGTTAACAGCAGTACCGCATTGATGGGAGGCTATTGTGCACCGTGCGACAAGCCTAATACGATTGGTTGGACAACTGACGGTGGCAAGACGTGGAACAATGGCAAGCAAGGCTTTGAGGGGTATGGCAATCAGCAAATCGGGATGGCCAATGCCAAGGAAGGCTGGGCTATTTTCTCGGATTCAGAGCAGGCCCCGATCCTATATACCACCTCGGATGGCGGTCAGCACTGGACGCAGAGTCATGTATTTGACAAGCCTGTGACACCTGGCTCCTAA